In a genomic window of Sulfurisphaera tokodaii str. 7:
- a CDS encoding DUF5622 domain-containing protein has translation MTLKHGKYVYVQLDKNKYVKMRYLKSYEKAEKANDVNAYIILGKIVTKASRKAKILKREDLPVEVRDKLPK, from the coding sequence ATGACATTAAAACACGGAAAATATGTTTATGTTCAATTAGATAAAAACAAATATGTTAAGATGAGATATTTAAAATCCTATGAGAAAGCAGAAAAAGCAAATGATGTTAATGCATACATAATTCTAGGTAAAATAGTTACTAAAGCCAGTAGAAAAGCCAAGATCCTCAAGAGAGAAGATTTACCAGTTGAAGTAAGAGATAAACTTCCTAAATAA
- a CDS encoding TATA-box-binding protein — translation MPYKAVVNIENIVATVTLDQNLDLYAMERSVPNVEYDPDQFPGLIFRLEAPKVTSLIFKSGKMVVTGAKSTDELIKAVKRIIKTLKRYGMNLTGKPKIQIQNIVASANLHVIVNLDKAAFLLENNMYEPEQFPGLIYRMEDPRVVLLIFSSGKMVITGAKREEEVHKAVKKIFDKLVELDCVKPFEEEELEF, via the coding sequence ATACCGTACAAGGCAGTAGTAAATATTGAAAACATTGTAGCTACAGTAACATTGGATCAAAACTTAGACTTGTATGCAATGGAAAGAAGTGTACCAAATGTCGAATATGACCCAGATCAATTCCCTGGTCTTATATTTAGGCTCGAAGCACCAAAAGTTACTTCTCTCATATTCAAATCAGGTAAAATGGTGGTTACTGGAGCTAAGAGTACTGACGAATTAATTAAAGCAGTAAAAAGAATAATAAAAACCCTAAAGAGATATGGAATGAATTTAACTGGAAAACCAAAAATACAGATACAAAATATTGTTGCATCAGCAAATTTACATGTTATCGTAAATTTAGATAAAGCAGCATTCTTGTTAGAAAATAATATGTATGAACCTGAACAATTCCCTGGATTAATATATAGGATGGAAGATCCTAGAGTTGTATTACTCATCTTTAGTAGTGGTAAAATGGTTATTACTGGGGCTAAGAGAGAAGAAGAAGTACATAAAGCTGTAAAGAAAATATTCGATAAGTTAGTGGAACTAGATTGCGTAAAACCATTTGAAGAAGAGGAGTTAGAGTTTTAA